A stretch of the Rhodothermales bacterium genome encodes the following:
- a CDS encoding AI-2E family transporter yields the protein MVIESKNSNLYLVFLGAIAVFVLGVTLLQLKAVLMPLVIAFLLSIIFKPAILWLRGKRVPMPIALFGVLILSSAVLFLVGWVLFSSTQSFLEELPKYEAKATVIAADLEAALLRAASRFDVDVAEFQWSDAFQWSNVTNAVTTGVGSFLSFVSTTFLVLLFMLFILAGSGEMAEKVRVAFPPMYAEKIADLVSNVDGQVRRYLVTKTVISLATGVLTWLVLSLLGVDFPLIWGFLAFLLNYIPNIGSTIAVLFPFAVSLLQFETLVIPFVVIFGLGTVQLSLGNVVEPRVMGFRLNLSPLLILVSLILWGWLWGLWGMILAVPITSTLKILFENMEPLRPISILMSGKVDTPPVDPST from the coding sequence ATGGTTATCGAGTCCAAGAATAGTAATCTCTATCTCGTGTTCCTGGGCGCGATCGCTGTATTTGTTCTCGGCGTCACGCTGCTCCAATTGAAGGCGGTGCTCATGCCGTTGGTCATTGCGTTCCTTTTGTCCATCATCTTCAAACCGGCCATCCTGTGGCTTCGAGGCAAGCGGGTTCCCATGCCGATTGCCTTGTTCGGCGTGCTCATCCTCTCGTCTGCCGTGTTGTTCCTCGTAGGGTGGGTCCTGTTCTCCAGCACGCAGTCCTTCCTTGAGGAATTGCCCAAGTATGAGGCCAAGGCCACGGTAATAGCCGCTGACCTCGAAGCCGCGCTGCTCCGTGCTGCATCGCGCTTCGATGTGGACGTGGCTGAATTCCAATGGAGCGATGCGTTCCAGTGGTCGAACGTGACGAATGCAGTCACGACGGGAGTGGGTTCGTTCCTGTCCTTTGTCAGCACCACGTTCCTGGTTTTGCTCTTCATGCTGTTCATCCTGGCGGGCAGTGGGGAGATGGCCGAAAAAGTGCGCGTCGCGTTCCCGCCCATGTACGCGGAGAAAATTGCAGACCTGGTCTCCAACGTGGATGGACAGGTCCGACGGTATCTGGTAACCAAAACCGTCATTAGTCTGGCAACGGGTGTACTGACCTGGTTGGTCCTGTCCCTCCTGGGCGTGGACTTTCCCCTCATATGGGGATTCCTGGCCTTTCTTCTCAATTACATTCCCAACATCGGCAGCACAATCGCCGTCCTGTTTCCGTTCGCCGTGTCGTTGCTGCAATTCGAAACACTGGTCATCCCGTTTGTGGTCATTTTCGGTCTGGGCACGGTCCAGCTTTCGTTGGGCAACGTCGTGGAGCCTCGTGTCATGGGATTCCGCCTGAACTTGAGCCCTCTTCTCATTCTGGTTTCCCTCATCCTCTGGGGATGGCTGTGGGGCCTCTGGGGAATGATTCTGGCCGTTCCCATCACGTCCACGCTCAAGATCCTCTTCGAGAACATGGAGCCGTTGCGGCCCATATCCATCCTGATGAGTGGAAAGGTGGATACGCCGCCGGTGGATCCGAGTACCTGA
- a CDS encoding peptidylprolyl isomerase, translated as MPRSSSAFATSTSAVAFALAMTLLIGGCGNTASTVVPRDAPVPDGDVVAVFGDQVLTAQEFDEQYERSVSSSGTSGADTAESRSEFLERYVNFRLKVLEAKALGYHEREDLRTEMLSYREQLARPYLLGQEVTDPLVRELYDRRSTAVEASHILLTVPENAPPADTMRAYSRISMLRDSVLAGADFGDVASRHSMDPSARREPGQPGARGALGWFGGGRMVKAFEDQAFSTEPGNVSPVFRSPFGYHILMVEDRMPMPAARELAHIMFQPRGPSAADSAEADNRLSQALERLNSGESFAEVAEALSDDRNSARNGGIIGTLSFDQGLPPAMRDAAFSLQEPGDVSEPVETQFGKHIIQFVSESPLGALEDEYESLKAQVGQLPRSAAAQTAFARSLQRELGARVDTALVDSWTRNMSADSLYRWLVQSEFEPETGQLPIVFLGDSTWTVSRFVEDFRTRRIPSRSGDAREGLLTALTAFLDDRAVDYEVARLEFTDPDFGRTMQEFRDGLVLFKLMEDSVWTAASGDSTGLLRLFEQRGDAYRWPDRVRVASWSSPRSTDLETVRESLRMNSGRDAIVSDTTLSVRLDTTWVESETGSVFDAVLHLSEGQTTDVIQYNNRFLMLEHLGMEPARPKTFEEARAELVNDYQQVLEERLVQRLRTKYAVQTWPERTTEAR; from the coding sequence ATGCCCAGATCTTCTTCTGCCTTTGCCACTTCCACCTCCGCCGTGGCCTTTGCGCTGGCCATGACGCTGTTGATTGGCGGATGCGGCAACACCGCGTCCACCGTTGTGCCACGGGATGCACCCGTTCCGGATGGAGATGTGGTTGCCGTATTCGGCGACCAGGTACTGACTGCCCAGGAATTCGACGAGCAATATGAACGAAGCGTCTCTTCCAGTGGCACATCCGGTGCGGACACTGCGGAATCCCGTTCGGAATTCCTGGAACGGTACGTCAATTTCCGCCTCAAAGTCCTGGAAGCAAAGGCGCTCGGATATCATGAACGAGAAGACCTGAGGACAGAGATGCTCTCCTATCGGGAGCAATTGGCACGCCCGTATCTGCTCGGGCAGGAGGTTACCGATCCATTGGTGCGTGAATTGTATGATCGCCGAAGTACAGCCGTCGAGGCTTCGCACATCCTCCTGACCGTTCCCGAGAATGCCCCACCCGCTGACACCATGCGGGCATATAGCCGGATTTCCATGCTCCGGGACTCCGTCCTGGCCGGTGCCGACTTCGGGGACGTGGCCAGCCGGCATTCCATGGATCCGTCGGCGCGGCGCGAGCCCGGTCAACCCGGAGCGCGTGGAGCGCTGGGCTGGTTCGGTGGCGGACGCATGGTCAAAGCCTTCGAAGACCAGGCATTTTCGACGGAGCCCGGTAACGTATCACCGGTCTTCCGTTCTCCGTTCGGATACCACATCCTCATGGTGGAAGACCGCATGCCCATGCCGGCCGCACGGGAGTTGGCACATATCATGTTCCAGCCCCGTGGACCTTCGGCAGCAGACTCCGCCGAGGCCGACAACCGCCTGTCCCAGGCCCTGGAACGCCTGAATTCGGGTGAATCGTTCGCTGAAGTTGCCGAAGCCCTCTCGGACGATCGGAACTCAGCCCGCAACGGAGGCATCATCGGAACGCTCTCCTTCGACCAGGGACTGCCGCCAGCCATGCGCGATGCCGCATTCTCCCTTCAGGAACCGGGGGATGTTTCGGAACCCGTGGAAACCCAATTCGGGAAACACATCATCCAATTCGTATCGGAATCTCCTCTCGGGGCGCTCGAAGACGAGTATGAATCCCTGAAAGCGCAGGTCGGACAACTTCCCCGTTCAGCGGCTGCCCAGACGGCCTTTGCACGATCCCTGCAGCGGGAACTGGGGGCGCGGGTCGATACGGCGCTCGTGGATTCCTGGACACGGAACATGTCTGCCGATTCCCTCTATCGCTGGTTGGTCCAGTCGGAGTTCGAGCCGGAAACAGGCCAGCTGCCCATCGTTTTCCTCGGGGACTCCACTTGGACGGTATCCCGGTTCGTCGAAGACTTCCGGACCCGTCGGATTCCCTCCCGATCCGGCGACGCCCGGGAAGGATTGCTGACCGCACTTACGGCCTTCCTGGATGACCGTGCCGTGGACTATGAAGTGGCACGCCTGGAATTCACCGATCCGGACTTCGGCCGCACGATGCAGGAGTTCCGCGATGGTCTCGTCCTCTTCAAGTTGATGGAAGACTCCGTCTGGACCGCGGCGTCAGGCGATTCCACGGGGCTTTTACGCCTGTTCGAACAGCGGGGCGACGCCTACCGCTGGCCGGATCGTGTTCGTGTCGCGTCCTGGTCCAGTCCGCGCAGCACGGATCTGGAAACGGTGAGGGAATCGCTCAGGATGAATTCCGGAAGGGACGCGATCGTTTCCGATACCACGCTCAGCGTCCGTTTGGATACCACGTGGGTGGAGTCCGAGACAGGCTCGGTCTTCGATGCCGTATTGCACCTGTCGGAGGGGCAGACCACAGACGTCATCCAGTACAACAACCGATTCCTCATGCTGGAGCATCTCGGAATGGAGCCGGCCCGGCCGAAGACCTTCGAAGAGGCTCGCGCGGAATTGGTGAACGACTATCAGCAGGTCCTGGAAGAACGGCTTGTCCAACGCCTGCGCACCAAATATGCCGTGCAGACGTGGCCCGAACGGACCACGGAAGCACGGTGA
- the hutF gene encoding formimidoylglutamate deiminase, whose translation MSDAWFQARFALTPDGWLEHAVIHVADGRIVRIEQNDGSVLPRRYDCNVLVPGCVNVHSHAFQVLLRGRTSRFQGPDDDFWSWRESMYRTAGEMRPDALFRIAERLYTEMRGSGYTTVCEFHYVHGAHVGADLPLLMARAIQAAARSAGIRLVLLPVLYRYSGFGSRAPRPEQRPFILDTTTYLELFDAVSDGYGTVGYAPHSLRAVSEDDIRTLLAHRAASHPNAPVHIHVAEQMREVNECVIALGMRPVQFLLDRFKPDVHWCMIHATHMDDGERRRLASCGATVGLCPTTEADLGDGRFQLRPFLASKGSIAIGSDSNVCTDAAEEIRFLDYQNRLETRRRNAFQVPAGTASGTWLYQQMLRGGRSAAGTDTGRLVPGDWADFLDLSGNGDPDDVLGAWIYGDRSRIRATYVGGC comes from the coding sequence ATGTCGGACGCGTGGTTCCAAGCCCGTTTTGCCCTGACCCCGGACGGTTGGCTTGAACACGCCGTCATCCATGTGGCGGACGGACGGATTGTCCGTATTGAACAAAATGACGGTAGCGTTCTTCCCCGCCGCTACGACTGCAATGTACTCGTTCCAGGATGCGTGAATGTCCATTCCCATGCATTCCAGGTCCTTTTGCGTGGAAGAACCAGTCGATTCCAGGGTCCCGATGACGACTTCTGGTCATGGCGCGAATCCATGTACCGGACGGCCGGTGAAATGCGCCCCGATGCCCTCTTCCGCATTGCCGAGCGGCTTTATACGGAGATGAGGGGATCGGGATATACGACCGTTTGCGAGTTCCATTATGTACATGGAGCGCATGTCGGGGCCGACCTGCCCCTTCTCATGGCCCGCGCCATCCAGGCTGCGGCCCGCAGTGCCGGTATTCGATTGGTGCTGCTTCCGGTGCTGTATCGGTACTCCGGGTTCGGGTCCCGTGCGCCGCGTCCAGAGCAGCGTCCGTTCATCCTGGATACCACGACATATCTGGAGTTGTTCGATGCGGTGTCTGACGGCTACGGGACGGTTGGGTATGCTCCCCACTCTCTCCGCGCTGTATCGGAAGATGACATCCGGACGCTGCTCGCCCACCGTGCAGCTTCTCATCCAAACGCTCCGGTGCACATTCATGTGGCAGAACAAATGCGTGAGGTCAACGAATGTGTCATTGCGCTGGGCATGCGACCGGTCCAGTTCTTGTTGGACCGCTTCAAGCCCGACGTCCATTGGTGCATGATTCACGCTACCCATATGGATGACGGGGAGCGCCGGCGACTGGCCTCATGTGGAGCCACTGTGGGGCTGTGTCCGACGACCGAAGCGGACTTGGGCGATGGCCGCTTCCAGCTTCGTCCGTTCCTGGCATCCAAGGGATCCATCGCGATCGGATCGGATAGCAATGTGTGTACGGATGCGGCCGAGGAAATCCGCTTCCTGGACTATCAGAATCGCCTGGAGACGCGCAGAAGGAACGCCTTCCAGGTTCCGGCAGGCACTGCATCGGGCACGTGGCTGTACCAGCAGATGCTTCGCGGTGGTCGAAGCGCAGCCGGTACCGATACCGGACGCCTGGTTCCGGGTGATTGGGCCGATTTCCTTGACCTGTCCGGGAATGGTGATCCCGACGATGTGCTTGGGGCCTGGATCTACGGAGATCGTAGTCGTATCCGTGCCACGTATGTTGGCGGGTGTTGA
- a CDS encoding AAA family ATPase, with protein sequence MELKTSPATLDELHESYRKLRQEISKVIVGQDDIIHQILVSIICRGHVLLIGVPGLAKTLLIHTIADAIELDFNRIQFTPDLMPSDITGTEIIEQDQTTGGRQFKFVKGPVFANVVLADEINRTPPKTQAALLEAMQEHRVTAAGHTYSLPEPFFVLATQNPIEQEGTYPLPEAQLDRFMLNLWLDYPTFDQEVDVVRQTTSAHKAHVQTVMRADDILRYQSFIRQIPVADNVIQHAVRLVGKTRPNGELAPDFVKEYLSYGAGPRASQYLILGAKAMAALDGRMTPSIQDVNTIAVSVLRHRIVTNFTAEAESVSGVDVINRLLEHSV encoded by the coding sequence ATGGAACTGAAGACCTCGCCGGCCACACTGGACGAACTCCACGAAAGCTACCGCAAGTTGCGGCAAGAGATTTCGAAAGTCATTGTCGGACAGGACGACATCATTCACCAGATCCTGGTTTCCATTATTTGCCGGGGCCATGTGTTGTTGATCGGCGTACCGGGCTTGGCCAAGACGCTGCTCATCCACACCATTGCCGATGCCATTGAACTGGATTTCAATCGGATCCAGTTCACGCCTGATCTCATGCCTTCCGACATTACGGGGACGGAAATCATTGAACAGGACCAGACAACGGGCGGGCGGCAGTTCAAGTTTGTCAAGGGACCCGTTTTTGCCAACGTCGTACTGGCTGACGAAATCAACCGAACCCCTCCGAAAACCCAGGCAGCCCTTCTGGAAGCCATGCAGGAACATCGGGTAACGGCCGCTGGCCATACCTACTCCCTGCCGGAGCCGTTCTTTGTCCTGGCAACCCAGAACCCGATTGAGCAGGAAGGTACCTATCCACTGCCGGAGGCGCAGTTGGACCGCTTCATGTTGAATCTGTGGTTGGACTACCCCACATTCGATCAGGAAGTCGATGTCGTACGGCAAACCACAAGTGCCCACAAGGCCCACGTACAGACCGTCATGCGGGCCGATGACATCCTTCGCTACCAGTCGTTCATCCGCCAGATCCCGGTGGCGGACAACGTCATCCAACACGCGGTCCGGCTCGTGGGAAAAACACGCCCGAACGGTGAGTTGGCCCCCGACTTTGTCAAGGAGTATCTGAGCTACGGCGCCGGCCCCCGGGCTTCCCAGTATCTCATCCTCGGTGCCAAAGCAATGGCCGCCCTCGACGGTCGGATGACCCCCTCCATCCAGGACGTCAATACCATTGCCGTCTCTGTTCTCCGGCACCGGATTGTGACGAATTTCACCGCCGAGGCCGAAAGTGTCAGCGGCGTGGATGTCATCAACCGGTTGCTCGAACATTCGGTCTGA
- a CDS encoding RNA polymerase sigma factor, producing the protein MDEFELIESFKNGDEFAFVGLYNRFKGPVFAFCFKMLMSREQAQDVMQETFLRVYENRDRLLKTASFRSWLFTIARNQCLNQIRTGGRQVNVEQEVLERTATTETPFTRMDKSEQVEFVSNFLAMLKPEYREVLVLREYQNLSYEEIAAVTRNSLSSVKSRLFKARKKLADVMQENMREETHVFATREGLA; encoded by the coding sequence ATGGATGAATTCGAACTGATCGAATCCTTCAAGAACGGCGATGAGTTCGCCTTCGTGGGACTGTACAATCGATTCAAAGGGCCGGTATTCGCCTTTTGCTTCAAAATGCTCATGAGTCGTGAGCAGGCCCAGGATGTCATGCAGGAGACCTTCCTTCGGGTGTACGAAAACCGTGATCGCCTGCTCAAGACCGCATCGTTCCGATCCTGGTTGTTCACCATTGCACGCAATCAATGCCTGAACCAGATCCGGACCGGTGGACGTCAGGTGAACGTCGAACAGGAGGTACTGGAGCGTACGGCCACGACGGAGACGCCTTTCACGCGCATGGACAAGAGCGAACAGGTCGAGTTCGTGTCCAATTTCCTGGCCATGTTGAAGCCGGAGTACCGCGAAGTGCTCGTCTTGCGGGAATACCAGAATCTTTCCTACGAGGAAATCGCAGCGGTCACGCGTAATTCGCTCAGCTCCGTGAAGTCGCGTCTGTTCAAGGCCCGGAAAAAGCTCGCCGATGTCATGCAGGAGAATATGCGCGAGGAAACCCACGTGTTCGCGACGCGGGAGGGGCTGGCATGA
- the gltX gene encoding glutamate--tRNA ligase has protein sequence MPASHPSSAPVRVRFAPSPTGYLHIGGLRTALYNWLFARKEGGRFLLRIEDTDRSRFVEDAEKDILDALAWAGIDFDEGPGKGGPVGPYRQSERMDIYASHVDALLASGHAYVAFDTPEEIDTMRERLVSPENPMPRYDATTRTSMRNSLALPAAEVDRLMGEGVPHVIRLKVEPGHRITFLDSVRGEVTFLSESVDDQILLKSDGMPTYHLANVVDDHEMGITHVIRGEEWLPSTPKHILLYEAFGWEAPVMAHLPLILSPTGGKLSKRNADKQGIPVFVSEYRKAGYEPDALVNFLALLGWNPGTEQEVFPLAEMAQAFSLDRVGNSGVQFDADKLDWFNAQYLRQRSPADIAAELRPQLLDLYGDVDDVFVEDVVSVMLERMTKAVDVLGFTYFFADPATYDEQAIAKRWKEDAPELVSAYADRLAELPDWTEESLDESLRELAESRGAGAGRLIHPVRLAVSGVSTGPGLFALLRVLGRDCVVRRLRRAVVVLGQGPLTGPMS, from the coding sequence ATGCCCGCATCCCATCCTTCGTCTGCTCCCGTTCGTGTACGATTCGCACCGAGTCCGACCGGCTACCTCCACATAGGGGGGCTCAGGACGGCGCTTTACAACTGGCTGTTCGCTCGCAAGGAGGGAGGCCGGTTCCTGCTCCGGATTGAGGATACCGACCGATCGAGGTTCGTGGAGGATGCTGAGAAGGATATCCTGGATGCGCTTGCCTGGGCAGGCATTGATTTCGATGAAGGTCCCGGAAAGGGCGGCCCGGTCGGACCTTACCGGCAATCCGAGCGCATGGACATCTACGCATCGCACGTGGATGCGTTGTTGGCTTCGGGACACGCGTATGTGGCGTTCGACACACCAGAGGAAATCGATACCATGCGTGAACGGCTGGTTTCGCCTGAGAATCCGATGCCCCGGTATGATGCCACGACGCGGACTTCCATGAGGAACAGTCTGGCCCTGCCTGCGGCCGAAGTGGACCGGCTGATGGGAGAGGGCGTCCCCCATGTCATCCGGTTGAAGGTCGAGCCTGGCCACAGGATCACGTTCCTGGATTCCGTACGTGGTGAAGTCACGTTCCTGTCCGAGTCGGTGGATGATCAGATCCTGCTGAAGTCGGACGGTATGCCAACGTACCATCTGGCCAATGTCGTGGATGACCACGAAATGGGGATTACCCACGTGATCCGAGGGGAAGAATGGCTGCCATCAACACCGAAACATATCCTGTTGTACGAGGCGTTCGGGTGGGAGGCACCGGTCATGGCGCATCTTCCGCTCATTCTGAGTCCGACCGGAGGCAAGCTGTCCAAGCGGAATGCGGACAAACAAGGCATTCCGGTATTCGTTTCGGAGTACCGAAAAGCCGGTTATGAGCCGGATGCGCTGGTCAACTTCCTGGCACTCCTGGGATGGAATCCAGGAACGGAGCAGGAAGTGTTCCCGCTCGCGGAAATGGCTCAGGCGTTCTCACTGGATCGCGTCGGGAATTCGGGTGTACAGTTCGATGCGGACAAGCTGGACTGGTTCAACGCGCAGTATCTGAGGCAACGCAGCCCGGCGGACATTGCGGCGGAATTGCGGCCCCAACTGCTCGATCTGTACGGTGACGTGGATGATGTGTTTGTTGAGGACGTAGTGTCTGTGATGTTGGAGCGCATGACAAAAGCGGTGGATGTCCTCGGCTTTACCTACTTCTTTGCCGATCCCGCGACGTACGACGAACAAGCCATTGCAAAGCGCTGGAAGGAGGATGCGCCCGAATTGGTTTCGGCCTACGCAGACCGGTTGGCTGAACTGCCGGATTGGACGGAAGAATCCCTGGACGAATCGCTCAGGGAACTTGCCGAATCCCGGGGTGCGGGTGCGGGAAGACTCATCCACCCCGTGCGTCTGGCCGTAAGTGGCGTGTCCACGGGCCCTGGGTTGTTCGCCCTTTTGCGGGTCCTGGGACGGGACTGCGTTGTCCGCAGACTTCGACGGGCGGTGGTTGTGCTCGGCCAGGGCCCGTTGACAGGCCCTATGTCCTGA
- a CDS encoding peptidylprolyl isomerase produces the protein MARTDHGSTVIRSLIYPGLFLLLLGTGCRPEPDYGDFVARVGDATLTRDELARILDRRTYSLDSTEAASQIVEQWTTNELLYQEALQRGLRTDPDVVRLLAENERSVLISALVNELYSDEEDALSEGAIQTYYEQHRDQLVLREPYAQVRYIPVRSIAEAVSVRDSLDRSLEPPDFERLVMDHSTDPETSLALADAYFPVSQLFSRNPALRSVLLTLRPGDTWGPVEQDSLFHVIQLMDRVASGTLPELEMIRPEIVQRVQIESRKQLFARQVQRLRTQALAREGLEIK, from the coding sequence GTGGCCCGAACGGACCACGGAAGCACGGTGATCCGGTCCCTCATATATCCCGGGCTGTTCCTCTTGTTGCTCGGCACCGGCTGTCGTCCCGAACCGGACTATGGAGACTTCGTTGCGCGCGTCGGCGATGCCACACTCACGCGTGACGAATTGGCCAGGATCCTGGATCGCAGGACGTATTCACTGGACAGCACGGAAGCCGCGTCGCAGATTGTCGAGCAGTGGACGACGAATGAGCTGCTGTACCAGGAAGCGCTACAGCGTGGTCTTCGCACCGATCCTGACGTGGTTAGGCTGCTCGCGGAGAACGAGCGTTCCGTCCTGATCAGTGCCCTTGTCAATGAGCTGTATTCGGATGAGGAAGATGCGCTCTCGGAAGGCGCCATCCAGACCTATTACGAGCAGCACCGCGATCAACTGGTCCTTCGGGAGCCCTATGCGCAGGTCCGCTACATTCCGGTCCGGAGTATTGCAGAGGCGGTATCGGTCCGAGACTCCCTGGACCGGTCCCTGGAGCCGCCGGACTTCGAACGACTGGTCATGGACCATTCCACCGATCCGGAGACGTCCCTGGCATTGGCCGATGCCTATTTTCCGGTCTCACAATTGTTCTCCCGGAATCCGGCACTGCGGAGTGTCCTGTTGACCCTGCGACCGGGCGACACCTGGGGACCGGTTGAACAGGACTCGCTGTTCCACGTCATCCAATTGATGGACCGTGTCGCCTCGGGAACGCTCCCCGAGTTGGAGATGATACGTCCGGAAATCGTCCAACGCGTCCAGATTGAATCCAGGAAACAGTTGTTCGCACGACAGGTTCAACGCCTCCGGACCCAGGCTCTTGCACGTGAAGGACTGGAAATCAAGTGA
- a CDS encoding peptidylprolyl isomerase yields the protein MYRILRSSILVVALSLTGWTTATAQDERVIDEIVAVVGNDILLASDVDGYVISTMNQQQIPYTDDLWRQALEQLVNDKVLVNHAKRDTNLVVSDQQVEQMLDQRIGQMSRRVGGEAVLEEMYGKTVLEIKADFREEFRDQLLADQFRGQKLRSIKATPSDVRAWFSRFPTDSLPTLPDIVQVSHIVRLPEVTDEAREEAMEIISAIRDSVVAGRLTIEEMAELFSDDPGSASNGGLYEDMALSDVVPEFAAVASRSPVGVFSPVFETEFGLHFLRVNARRGERIDYNHILIAFDERKSDPDKAISLLTTLRDSILTHGARFEVLAREFSQEEMSRSRGGRVSDPQSGEQNLYIDALGPLWQQTLAGLEPGDISEPSEVQLLDGRQAYHIVQLHERVPEHTVNLETDYALIEQLALQEKQATVLSEWMDRLKRTVHIEYRGRASDLAAATN from the coding sequence ATGTACCGCATTCTGCGATCGTCCATCCTGGTAGTCGCCTTGTCTCTCACGGGATGGACAACAGCCACGGCACAGGATGAGCGCGTCATTGATGAAATCGTGGCCGTCGTAGGAAACGACATCCTTCTGGCTTCGGACGTGGACGGGTACGTGATTTCAACCATGAACCAGCAACAGATTCCGTATACAGACGATCTTTGGCGACAGGCTCTGGAACAGCTGGTGAATGACAAGGTGCTGGTCAATCACGCCAAGCGGGATACCAATCTGGTCGTCAGCGACCAGCAAGTCGAACAGATGCTGGACCAGCGTATTGGCCAGATGTCCCGCCGCGTCGGTGGAGAAGCTGTCCTGGAAGAGATGTATGGAAAGACGGTGCTCGAAATCAAGGCAGACTTCCGGGAAGAGTTCAGGGACCAGCTGTTGGCCGATCAATTCCGCGGGCAAAAACTCCGCTCCATCAAGGCCACGCCGTCCGACGTCCGCGCCTGGTTCTCCCGGTTCCCGACCGATTCATTGCCCACGCTTCCGGATATTGTCCAGGTGTCCCATATCGTACGGCTGCCTGAAGTCACGGACGAAGCCCGCGAAGAAGCCATGGAAATCATTTCGGCCATCCGGGATTCCGTCGTCGCAGGCCGACTGACCATTGAAGAGATGGCGGAGTTGTTCTCCGACGATCCTGGTTCCGCCTCCAACGGTGGCCTGTATGAGGACATGGCGTTGTCCGATGTCGTTCCGGAGTTCGCGGCGGTCGCCTCCCGTTCTCCGGTGGGGGTGTTCTCGCCGGTCTTCGAAACCGAATTCGGACTGCACTTCCTGCGAGTCAATGCACGACGCGGGGAGCGCATTGATTACAATCACATCCTTATTGCCTTCGACGAGCGGAAGTCCGACCCGGACAAGGCCATTTCGCTGCTTACAACCTTGCGGGATTCCATACTCACCCACGGCGCGCGGTTCGAAGTGCTTGCACGCGAGTTTTCCCAGGAAGAAATGTCCCGCTCACGTGGGGGACGCGTCTCGGATCCCCAGTCGGGAGAGCAGAATCTGTATATCGATGCACTCGGCCCCCTCTGGCAGCAAACGCTTGCGGGATTGGAGCCCGGTGACATCTCCGAACCCTCCGAAGTGCAACTTCTGGATGGCCGACAGGCGTATCACATTGTCCAATTGCACGAGCGCGTGCCTGAACACACGGTCAACCTGGAGACCGACTATGCCTTGATCGAGCAACTTGCTTTGCAGGAAAAGCAGGCAACCGTTTTATCCGAGTGGATGGACCGCCTGAAAAGAACGGTTCACATCGAATACCGGGGACGAGCTTCCGATCTTGCGGCTGCAACCAATTGA
- a CDS encoding zf-HC2 domain-containing protein: MSCTTVNQEELNLYLDGELPFSRQQALFSHMTSCEECRSVMEAVLTFRRMSRQEYINLPPAADDRFFKRLAEIKTAGDQRDRTSERAPLWHARRSISVRAGVSAIAAVFLIGFLLPVVSPGAGPTVHFEAERVNLTDPVTWAPPEIKESYVHVFYPGLTIEADSSDASTN; encoded by the coding sequence ATGAGCTGCACAACTGTCAACCAGGAAGAACTGAACCTGTACCTGGACGGGGAACTGCCGTTTTCGAGGCAACAGGCACTTTTCTCGCACATGACGAGCTGTGAGGAGTGCCGGTCGGTCATGGAGGCGGTCCTGACGTTCCGTCGCATGAGTCGTCAGGAATACATCAATCTGCCGCCTGCGGCTGATGACCGGTTCTTCAAGCGCCTGGCTGAAATCAAGACGGCCGGGGATCAACGGGACCGTACTTCGGAGCGTGCACCCTTGTGGCACGCGCGACGATCCATTTCCGTACGTGCCGGGGTTTCCGCCATTGCGGCCGTATTCCTCATTGGCTTCCTGCTTCCCGTCGTGTCGCCCGGTGCGGGTCCAACCGTGCATTTCGAGGCCGAACGGGTCAACCTGACCGACCCGGTGACGTGGGCTCCTCCGGAAATCAAGGAGTCCTATGTCCATGTGTTCTACCCGGGCCTTACGATCGAAGCCGACTCTTCGGACGCATCGACCAACTGA